The following proteins come from a genomic window of Pyxidicoccus sp. MSG2:
- a CDS encoding TetR/AcrR family transcriptional regulator, giving the protein MEKERRSAVGERSRRAILDAALECFTRLGWAATTIEDIRKSSGASVGSVYHHFGAKEGIAVALYIDCLRQHQEVLRARLEREHDAEGFVRTVVMHHITWSRANPDAARYLIRMRREEAVAAAEPEIQSATGDFLREGFTRLKAFAKEGQLLHLPSTAYMPLLLGPAQELLRYWASGRGELKPGIEKVLADAAWRCLKP; this is encoded by the coding sequence ATGGAGAAGGAACGCCGAAGCGCCGTTGGCGAGCGGAGCCGCCGCGCCATCCTGGACGCCGCGCTCGAATGCTTCACCCGACTGGGGTGGGCGGCGACGACCATCGAGGACATCCGCAAGTCCAGCGGCGCCAGCGTGGGCAGCGTCTACCACCACTTCGGAGCGAAGGAGGGCATCGCGGTCGCCCTCTACATCGACTGCCTGCGCCAGCATCAGGAGGTGCTGCGCGCGCGGCTGGAGCGCGAGCACGACGCGGAAGGCTTCGTGCGCACTGTCGTCATGCACCACATCACCTGGTCGCGGGCGAATCCGGACGCGGCGCGCTACCTCATCCGGATGCGCCGCGAAGAAGCGGTGGCTGCCGCCGAGCCGGAGATTCAATCCGCGACGGGCGACTTCCTGCGTGAGGGTTTTACCCGGCTGAAGGCCTTCGCGAAGGAAGGCCAGTTGCTCCACCTGCCGTCCACCGCGTACATGCCGTTGCTACTCGGGCCCGCGCAGGAGTTGCTCCGCTACTGGGCCAGTGGCCGGGGCGAGCTGAAGCCTGGCATCGAGAAGGTGCTGGCGGATGCGGCGTGGCGCTGCCTGAAACCCTAG
- a CDS encoding DUF885 domain-containing protein, with translation MNALRPTSVLAALLLLSPGCTTSRPPAQVESPAAHAATPALAPAQVALRAFVDAHFEEHFRRSPMSATSAGVHTYDGELRGFRPEERASNLAYLKDRLAALPKTVDRAALPPEDRADYDMLENHFRAKILDLETVRSWERNPNQYLGFASNSVFQLINRDFAPLEDRMRSAVKRMTVVPEVFAAARANLQNPPKLWTEIALEQVKGTRALYAQTLPLAFAPVQDAALQDAFKKEQARCLEAIDGYIRFLKEDLLPRSNGAFAIGEETYRKKLQYEEGVTESIDSLLAWGRSEMKRTQEQFREVAGRLAPGKAPMDVYRDLGKDHPAPAELVSTTTATLEDIRQFLIDHRIITVPSEVRARVAETPAFNRALSFASMSAPGPFETKATEAYYYVTPPDPAWNAEQTLQHMSFYNRYALPLVSIHEAYPGHYVQFLWTSRIQSKVRRLFGSGSFSEGWGLYTEQMMLDEGYGGTGAQADRLRLNQLALYLQRLARYMAGLSLHTRGMTYEQAVRLFEEEAYMTHVNAEREARRGTSDPTYLVYVLGKKLLMELREDAKAKWGKDFTLQRFHDQVVSYGYPPVPIVRWLMLGEDAAPSASR, from the coding sequence ATGAACGCACTGCGCCCCACAAGCGTCCTCGCCGCGTTGCTGCTGCTCTCCCCTGGCTGCACCACCTCGCGGCCGCCCGCGCAGGTGGAGTCCCCTGCCGCCCACGCCGCCACGCCCGCGCTGGCCCCCGCCCAGGTGGCGCTGCGCGCCTTCGTGGACGCGCACTTCGAGGAGCACTTCCGCCGCTCGCCGATGTCGGCCACGTCCGCGGGCGTCCACACCTACGACGGAGAGCTGCGCGGCTTCCGGCCCGAAGAGCGGGCGTCGAATCTGGCGTACCTGAAGGACCGGCTCGCGGCGCTGCCGAAGACGGTGGACCGCGCCGCGCTGCCGCCCGAGGACCGGGCCGACTACGACATGCTGGAGAACCACTTCCGGGCGAAAATCCTGGACCTGGAAACGGTGCGCTCGTGGGAGCGCAATCCCAACCAGTACCTGGGCTTCGCCTCGAACTCCGTGTTCCAGCTCATCAACCGGGACTTCGCGCCGCTGGAGGACCGGATGCGCTCGGCGGTGAAGCGCATGACGGTGGTGCCGGAGGTCTTCGCGGCGGCCCGGGCGAACCTCCAGAACCCGCCGAAGCTGTGGACGGAGATTGCCCTCGAACAGGTGAAGGGCACCCGCGCGCTCTACGCGCAGACGCTGCCCCTGGCCTTCGCGCCGGTGCAGGACGCCGCGCTCCAGGACGCCTTCAAGAAGGAGCAGGCCCGCTGCCTGGAGGCCATCGACGGCTACATCCGCTTCCTGAAGGAGGACCTGCTTCCGCGCTCGAACGGGGCCTTCGCCATCGGTGAGGAGACGTACCGCAAGAAGCTCCAGTACGAGGAGGGCGTCACCGAGAGCATCGACTCGCTCCTGGCCTGGGGCCGCTCGGAGATGAAGCGCACGCAGGAGCAGTTCCGCGAGGTGGCGGGACGGCTCGCGCCGGGCAAGGCGCCCATGGACGTGTACAGGGATTTGGGCAAGGACCATCCCGCGCCCGCGGAGCTGGTGTCCACGACGACGGCGACGCTGGAGGACATCCGCCAGTTCCTCATCGACCACCGCATCATCACCGTGCCCAGCGAAGTCCGCGCGCGGGTGGCGGAGACGCCGGCCTTCAACCGGGCGCTGTCCTTCGCGAGCATGAGCGCCCCGGGCCCGTTCGAGACGAAGGCGACGGAGGCGTACTACTACGTGACGCCGCCAGACCCGGCGTGGAACGCGGAGCAGACGCTGCAGCACATGAGCTTCTACAACCGCTACGCACTGCCCCTCGTCTCCATCCACGAGGCGTACCCGGGGCACTACGTGCAGTTCCTCTGGACGAGCCGCATCCAGTCGAAGGTGCGCCGGCTGTTCGGCTCGGGCTCGTTCAGCGAGGGCTGGGGTCTCTACACCGAGCAGATGATGCTCGACGAGGGCTACGGCGGCACGGGCGCGCAGGCGGACCGGCTGCGGCTGAACCAGCTCGCGCTCTACCTCCAGCGGCTGGCGCGCTACATGGCGGGGCTTTCGCTGCACACGCGCGGCATGACGTACGAGCAGGCAGTGCGCCTCTTCGAGGAGGAGGCGTACATGACGCACGTCAACGCGGAGCGCGAGGCGCGCCGGGGCACGTCGGACCCGACGTACCTCGTGTACGTACTGGGCAAGAAGCTGCTGATGGAGCTGCGCGAGGACGCGAAGGCAAAGTGGGGCAAGGACTTCACCCTCCAGCGCTTCCATGACCAGGTCGTCTCGTACGGATACCCTCCCGTGCCCATCGTCCGGTGGCTGATGCTGGGTGAGGACGCGGCGCCCTCCGCGTCCCGCTGA
- a CDS encoding sigma 54-interacting transcriptional regulator gives MREPSLEDFSTANVRESGEEPHPHDTPLLPALTVVSHPLPHRVGDRLLLEGLAAGRDVALSRNAPVFVPPGGALGSHLADPFISRKPLVLAPGPGGSLRLTPAADTRVSLSGEPLQGPWELSSKEVAAGVPLVLAGRVVLLLHLADSAPPRAGDSLGMVGASAGIQRVRRHVEQVADLGVPVLIRGETGSGKELIARAIHQLSPRRERPFVSVNLGAIPRELAASELFGARKGAFTGAVKDQDGYFQAAHGGTLFLDEVGEAPPEVQVMLLRVLETGELYPVGSRTPIAVDVRLVAATDAHLEERIRDGRFKAPLLHRLAGYSIRVPALRERPEDVGPLFHHFAREELEVLGEAHRLSPEDPFTEPWLPAPLAVRMLRHGWPGNIRQLRNVARQLVIGNRGQPRLRLDAQLEQELSADGPPSTGRPATTAMPGPAPAVPRRKPSDVSPEELLTALREGGWDFQAAADRLGIHRTSVYDLIERVPHLRTAGDLSVEEITRCFHACQGDLDAMVRQLEVSRRALGRRLKELGLG, from the coding sequence ATGCGCGAGCCCTCCCTCGAGGACTTCTCCACGGCCAACGTGCGCGAGTCGGGCGAGGAGCCTCACCCTCACGACACGCCCCTGCTGCCGGCGCTGACCGTCGTCTCGCATCCCCTGCCCCACCGCGTGGGAGACCGCCTCTTGCTGGAGGGGCTCGCCGCGGGCCGCGACGTGGCGCTCTCGCGCAATGCCCCGGTCTTCGTCCCTCCCGGGGGAGCGCTGGGCTCGCACCTGGCCGACCCGTTCATCAGTCGCAAGCCGCTGGTCCTCGCGCCCGGCCCGGGGGGCAGCCTCCGCTTGACGCCCGCCGCGGACACCCGGGTCTCCCTCAGTGGCGAGCCGCTGCAGGGCCCCTGGGAGCTGTCCTCCAAGGAGGTGGCCGCCGGAGTGCCACTGGTGCTGGCCGGCCGTGTGGTGCTGCTGCTCCACCTGGCGGACTCCGCGCCCCCACGGGCAGGGGACTCGCTGGGCATGGTAGGCGCCAGCGCGGGCATCCAGCGGGTCCGCCGCCACGTCGAGCAGGTGGCGGACCTGGGGGTGCCCGTGCTCATCCGCGGCGAGACGGGCTCCGGAAAGGAGCTCATCGCCCGCGCCATCCACCAGCTCAGTCCCCGGAGGGAGCGACCCTTCGTCAGCGTCAACCTGGGCGCCATCCCCCGGGAGCTGGCCGCCTCCGAGCTGTTCGGCGCGCGCAAGGGGGCCTTCACCGGGGCGGTGAAGGACCAGGACGGCTACTTCCAGGCGGCCCACGGCGGGACGCTCTTCCTCGACGAGGTGGGGGAGGCGCCCCCCGAGGTCCAGGTGATGCTGCTGCGCGTGCTGGAGACGGGAGAGCTGTACCCTGTCGGCTCGCGCACGCCCATCGCCGTGGACGTGCGGCTGGTGGCCGCCACGGACGCGCACCTGGAAGAGCGGATTCGCGACGGCCGCTTCAAGGCGCCGCTGCTGCACCGGCTGGCCGGCTACTCCATCCGGGTCCCCGCCCTGCGTGAGCGGCCCGAGGACGTGGGGCCGCTCTTCCACCACTTCGCCCGCGAGGAGTTGGAGGTGCTGGGCGAGGCGCACCGGCTGAGTCCCGAGGACCCCTTCACCGAGCCGTGGCTCCCGGCGCCGCTGGCGGTCCGCATGCTGCGTCACGGCTGGCCGGGCAACATCCGGCAGCTGCGCAACGTGGCGCGGCAGCTCGTCATCGGCAACCGCGGCCAGCCGCGCCTGAGGCTCGACGCCCAGCTCGAGCAGGAGCTCTCGGCGGACGGGCCCCCGTCGACCGGCCGCCCCGCCACCACCGCCATGCCCGGCCCCGCTCCCGCCGTGCCCCGCCGCAAGCCCTCGGACGTCTCCCCGGAGGAGCTGCTCACCGCGCTGCGGGAGGGAGGCTGGGACTTCCAGGCCGCCGCGGACAGGCTCGGCATCCACCGCACCTCCGTCTACGACCTCATCGAGCGCGTGCCCCACCTGCGCACCGCCGGGGACCTGAGCGTGGAGGAGATTACGCGCTGCTTCCACGCGTGCCAGGGAGACCTGGACGCCATGGTGCGTCAGCTCGAGGTCTCCCGGCGCGCGCTGGGCCGCCGGCTCAAGGAGCTGGGGTTGGGCTGA
- a CDS encoding 2-hydroxychromene-2-carboxylate isomerase — MAAPLEFWFEFGSTYSYVGALRIEEECRAAGVPLLWRPFLLGPLFTAQLGIKDSPFNVSAVRGRYMWRDVERLCAKHGLPWRRPSVFPRGTVLASRVACAGEGQPWLGDFIRAVFRANFAEDRDISQPTVLAEVLSGLGVDSERVLASAVTEENKTRLRENTARAEALGIFGAPNCVTRDELFFGQDRIGDAIAWALS; from the coding sequence ATGGCCGCGCCGCTGGAGTTCTGGTTCGAGTTCGGGAGCACCTACTCGTACGTAGGTGCGCTGCGAATTGAAGAGGAGTGTCGGGCCGCGGGAGTCCCGCTCCTGTGGAGGCCGTTCCTCCTCGGCCCCCTGTTCACCGCGCAGCTCGGCATCAAGGACTCGCCGTTCAATGTGAGCGCGGTTCGCGGCCGGTACATGTGGCGAGACGTGGAGCGGTTGTGCGCGAAACACGGCCTGCCCTGGCGCCGGCCGAGCGTCTTCCCCCGGGGCACGGTCCTCGCATCCCGAGTGGCCTGCGCGGGTGAGGGCCAGCCCTGGCTCGGGGATTTCATCCGCGCCGTCTTCCGCGCCAACTTCGCCGAGGACCGCGACATCTCGCAGCCGACTGTCCTGGCGGAGGTGTTGAGCGGGCTCGGCGTGGACTCCGAGCGGGTGCTCGCCTCCGCCGTCACGGAGGAGAACAAGACCCGGCTCCGCGAGAACACCGCCCGGGCCGAGGCGCTGGGCATCTTCGGCGCACCCAACTGCGTCACCCGTGACGAGCTGTTCTTCGGGCAGGACCGCATCGGCGACGCCATCGCGTGGGCCCTGTCCTAG
- a CDS encoding serine/threonine-protein kinase, with amino-acid sequence MDLEAELRIALAEGFISREEAEVLLEEARQRGRGLLELLVERGQVSEAAFALLRPGAAATPEQDAAATMMIEGGPQLTERPGAGPAFPVPGWERYQPVRFLGQGGMGQVFLAYEPRLRRQVALKFVLGGAPELVRRLLSEASAQARVEHERVCKVYEVGEVQGHPFISMQYVDGQPLHLLAPELTVEQKALVLRDVTEGVHAAHRAGLIHRDIKPSNILVERAEDGRLRPYVMDFGLARDWKEGVTATGSVLGTPHYMAPEQARGEVSRLDRRADVYSLGATLYHLLTGQAPISGANALEVLANVATVEPRPPRALDADIPVDLEAIVLKCLEKERGARYGSARELAEELERFLSGEPVRACPVGWGYRLGKRLRKHRVLASVVTVALVLIGAALGQSVYTRQEAARRERLARRFTEQVERIEAMARYSGLARLHDTRKDREELRARLEALAREVRDAGELAAGPGQYALGRGYLAMGDEATARGHLEAAWREGYREPRVAWALALVLGHLYREALLEVERLPDATQRQVRREALARDYREPALTWLRASEGAEVPSTDYVAALLAFYEDRLDEALERLESTGQGHAWSHEVLLLRGDILQTRAARRWNTGDRDGALADLEAGRRACSDAASTAESVPDIHFALAKLEYTAMVMELYGRGDVLPPYTRGLEAVARALAVDAGFARAKVLEARFHNRLAEHRMGRGEDVEEPLQKAMAAAREALELRPEPVKARMELGQSLWRRARAMQGRGLDPSEPVRQAIEVLEGIPEKARDYELHATLGLLFRVQADHAEATGGDPLPARGRAIDAYREAIRLNETLPDAWLNLGMTYLARASLPRAPDEERDLEGARVALEKALALNPRNFVPYFLGGTLHATLAARRVRQGGDGRPELEAALDLYQRGIAINARVPQLHNGVSAVLLELARETWERGGDPFPLLERARTACKQAIVVAPKQGYGQNNLGEMHAAGAQYLWLLGKDPEADVRAAEAAYREALSLLPGMARPWVNLAGVHHLRAVLLLERGRDPGPAVARADEALREAFARNPEEAEAWLYRGRVHEVLARGLTSRGQRERAREAFDRAARAFEKALELMPERQDFQLAFGQYCRERARVAPTFGEAPGAWLERGEKVADALLAARPEWADALLLRAGLRRLREAGALSAEGPRAWREQAPEDLDAALARNPQLKHEWSRQLTQGPGSAP; translated from the coding sequence ATGGACCTGGAAGCCGAGCTCCGCATCGCGCTGGCGGAGGGGTTCATCTCGCGCGAAGAGGCGGAGGTTTTGCTGGAGGAGGCTCGCCAGCGGGGACGTGGGCTCCTGGAGTTGCTGGTGGAGCGGGGCCAAGTCTCCGAGGCGGCGTTCGCACTGCTGCGGCCCGGTGCGGCTGCTACTCCCGAACAGGACGCCGCCGCGACGATGATGATCGAGGGAGGGCCCCAGCTCACGGAGCGTCCTGGCGCGGGCCCCGCCTTCCCGGTGCCCGGGTGGGAGCGCTACCAGCCGGTGCGCTTCCTGGGCCAGGGCGGCATGGGCCAGGTCTTCCTCGCGTATGAGCCCCGCCTGCGCCGCCAGGTCGCCCTCAAGTTCGTCCTCGGCGGCGCACCCGAGCTGGTGCGCCGCCTGCTGTCCGAGGCCTCTGCGCAGGCGCGCGTGGAGCATGAGCGCGTGTGCAAGGTGTACGAGGTGGGCGAGGTCCAGGGCCATCCCTTCATCTCCATGCAGTACGTGGACGGACAACCCCTCCACCTGCTGGCGCCCGAGCTCACCGTGGAGCAGAAGGCGTTGGTGCTGCGCGATGTCACCGAGGGCGTCCATGCGGCCCACCGCGCCGGGCTCATCCATCGGGACATCAAGCCCTCCAACATCCTGGTGGAGCGCGCCGAGGACGGCCGCCTCCGGCCCTACGTCATGGACTTCGGCCTGGCGCGGGACTGGAAGGAGGGCGTCACCGCTACCGGCTCGGTGCTGGGCACGCCGCACTACATGGCCCCCGAGCAGGCCCGGGGCGAGGTGTCGCGCCTGGACCGGCGCGCGGACGTCTACAGCCTGGGCGCCACGCTGTACCACCTGCTCACCGGCCAGGCCCCCATCTCCGGAGCCAACGCCCTGGAGGTTCTCGCCAACGTGGCCACCGTGGAGCCCCGCCCGCCGCGCGCGCTGGACGCGGACATCCCCGTGGACCTGGAGGCCATCGTCCTCAAGTGCCTGGAGAAGGAGCGCGGCGCCCGCTACGGCTCGGCGCGGGAGCTGGCCGAGGAACTGGAGCGCTTCCTCTCCGGAGAGCCCGTGCGCGCGTGCCCCGTCGGATGGGGCTACCGCCTGGGCAAGCGGCTGCGCAAGCACCGGGTGCTCGCCAGCGTCGTCACCGTGGCGCTGGTGCTGATTGGCGCCGCGCTGGGACAGTCCGTGTACACCCGCCAGGAGGCCGCCCGGCGCGAGCGCCTGGCCCGGCGCTTCACCGAGCAGGTGGAGCGCATCGAGGCGATGGCCCGCTACTCCGGCCTGGCCCGGCTGCACGACACGCGGAAGGACCGGGAGGAGCTGCGCGCGCGCCTGGAGGCGTTGGCGAGAGAGGTGCGCGACGCCGGGGAGCTGGCCGCGGGGCCGGGCCAGTACGCGCTGGGGCGCGGCTACCTGGCCATGGGAGACGAGGCCACGGCGCGCGGGCACCTGGAAGCCGCGTGGCGCGAGGGCTACCGCGAGCCTCGCGTCGCCTGGGCGCTGGCGCTGGTGCTGGGGCACCTGTACCGGGAGGCGCTGCTGGAGGTGGAGCGCCTGCCGGACGCCACCCAGCGCCAGGTGCGCCGCGAGGCCCTGGCGCGCGACTACCGCGAGCCGGCCCTGACCTGGCTGCGCGCCAGCGAGGGCGCGGAGGTGCCCTCCACGGACTATGTGGCGGCCCTGCTCGCCTTCTATGAGGACCGGCTGGATGAGGCGCTGGAGCGGCTGGAGTCCACGGGGCAGGGGCACGCGTGGTCTCACGAGGTGCTCCTGCTGCGCGGCGACATCCTGCAGACGCGAGCCGCCCGGCGGTGGAACACGGGGGACCGGGACGGGGCGCTGGCGGACCTGGAGGCCGGACGCCGGGCCTGCTCGGACGCGGCCTCCACCGCCGAGAGCGTGCCCGACATCCACTTCGCGCTCGCGAAGCTGGAGTACACGGCGATGGTGATGGAGCTGTATGGCCGGGGGGACGTGCTGCCCCCATACACCCGGGGCCTGGAGGCGGTGGCGCGGGCGCTCGCGGTCGATGCCGGCTTCGCTCGGGCGAAGGTGTTGGAGGCGCGCTTCCACAACCGCCTGGCGGAGCATCGGATGGGCCGGGGCGAGGATGTGGAGGAGCCACTCCAGAAGGCGATGGCCGCCGCGCGAGAGGCGCTGGAGCTCCGCCCCGAGCCCGTCAAGGCGCGCATGGAGCTGGGGCAGAGCCTGTGGCGACGTGCTCGTGCCATGCAGGGCCGCGGGCTGGACCCGAGCGAGCCGGTGCGCCAGGCCATCGAAGTGCTCGAGGGCATTCCCGAGAAGGCGCGGGACTATGAGTTGCACGCCACGCTCGGCCTGCTCTTTCGCGTCCAGGCAGACCACGCGGAGGCCACGGGGGGAGACCCGCTGCCCGCTCGCGGGCGTGCCATCGACGCCTACCGCGAAGCCATCCGCCTGAACGAGACACTGCCGGATGCCTGGCTCAACCTGGGGATGACCTACCTGGCGCGGGCCTCGCTTCCGCGTGCTCCGGACGAGGAGCGGGACCTGGAAGGTGCCCGCGTCGCGCTGGAGAAGGCGCTGGCGCTCAATCCGCGGAACTTCGTGCCGTACTTCCTGGGCGGTACGCTTCACGCGACGCTGGCCGCGCGTCGCGTGCGCCAGGGTGGTGATGGCCGGCCGGAGCTGGAGGCGGCCCTGGACCTGTACCAGCGCGGCATTGCCATCAACGCGCGCGTCCCCCAGCTCCACAATGGCGTGAGCGCGGTGCTGCTGGAGTTGGCGCGCGAGACGTGGGAGCGGGGAGGAGACCCCTTCCCGCTGCTGGAGCGTGCGCGGACCGCCTGCAAGCAGGCCATCGTCGTGGCTCCGAAGCAGGGGTACGGGCAGAACAACCTCGGCGAGATGCATGCGGCGGGCGCCCAGTACCTGTGGCTTCTGGGCAAGGACCCGGAGGCCGATGTCCGCGCCGCCGAGGCCGCCTACCGCGAGGCGCTCTCGCTGCTGCCGGGCATGGCCCGGCCCTGGGTCAACCTGGCCGGGGTGCACCACCTGCGGGCCGTCCTGTTGCTGGAGCGCGGGCGGGACCCGGGTCCCGCGGTGGCCAGGGCGGATGAGGCCCTCCGGGAGGCCTTCGCGCGCAATCCCGAGGAGGCCGAGGCCTGGCTCTACCGGGGCCGGGTCCACGAGGTGCTCGCCCGAGGGCTCACTTCACGGGGGCAGCGGGAGCGTGCACGAGAGGCCTTCGACAGGGCGGCACGGGCCTTTGAAAAGGCGCTCGAGTTGATGCCCGAGCGCCAGGACTTCCAACTGGCTTTCGGCCAGTACTGCCGCGAGCGCGCACGTGTCGCGCCCACCTTCGGGGAGGCTCCCGGGGCATGGCTGGAGCGAGGGGAGAAGGTGGCGGATGCACTGCTCGCCGCGCGCCCGGAGTGGGCGGACGCGCTGCTGCTGCGCGCGGGCCTGCGGCGGCTGCGCGAAGCAGGAGCGCTTTCCGCGGAGGGCCCGCGAGCATGGCGGGAGCAGGCCCCGGAGGACCTGGACGCGGCGCTCGCGCGAAACCCTCAGCTGAAGCACGAGTGGTCGCGGCAGCTGACGCAGGGGCCCGGCTCCGCGCCTTGA